A DNA window from Streptomyces canus contains the following coding sequences:
- a CDS encoding ATP-binding protein, giving the protein MADHLEASVTLPSEPASVSAARTYVLSTLAEWGLPSTTDAAETVRLIVSELTTNAVQHTFGQSPTFTVDIELDRDEQLRIGVTDSHPRFPKRLPAAVQQDNGRGMVIIRWLAAEYGGKLRVRPTREGGKTVSIELPWTVPVQPVTAAGQQEP; this is encoded by the coding sequence ATGGCAGACCACCTGGAAGCATCCGTCACCCTGCCGAGCGAACCCGCTTCGGTCTCCGCGGCCCGCACCTACGTCCTGAGCACACTGGCGGAGTGGGGGCTGCCGTCCACCACGGACGCCGCCGAGACCGTCCGGCTCATCGTCTCCGAACTCACCACCAACGCCGTACAGCACACCTTCGGGCAGTCACCCACCTTCACGGTGGACATCGAGCTGGACCGAGACGAACAACTGCGCATCGGGGTGACCGACAGCCACCCCCGCTTCCCCAAGCGCCTCCCGGCCGCGGTCCAGCAGGACAACGGACGGGGGATGGTGATCATCCGCTGGCTCGCCGCCGAGTACGGCGGCAAGCTGAGAGTCAGGCCCACCCGGGAAGGCGGCAAGACCGTCTCCATCGAACTCCCGTGGACGGTTCCGGTGCAGCCGGTCACGGCGGCGGGGCAGCAGGAGCCGTAG
- a CDS encoding ATP-dependent Clp protease proteolytic subunit, which translates to MARPTARYVLPEFHERTSSGHQTMDPYSKLLEERIVFLGTRIDDVSANDVMAQFMYLEYQDPDRDISLYINSPGGSFSAMAAIYDTMRYVSCDVETTCLGQAGSSAAVLLAAGTPGKRSVLPGARVVIHQPALSEPVQGQASDLAIQADELIRVRARLEEMLVRHTGRSPEQVSVDIERDKILDAQGALDYGLADAIVPSRKSSRTTPDAR; encoded by the coding sequence ATGGCCCGACCCACCGCCCGTTACGTCCTGCCCGAGTTCCACGAGCGCACGAGCTCCGGGCACCAGACGATGGATCCGTACTCGAAGCTGCTGGAGGAGCGGATCGTCTTCCTCGGGACCCGGATCGACGACGTCTCGGCGAACGATGTGATGGCGCAGTTCATGTACCTCGAGTACCAGGACCCGGACCGGGACATCTCGCTGTACATCAACTCCCCCGGCGGCTCGTTCAGCGCGATGGCGGCGATCTACGACACGATGCGGTACGTCAGCTGTGACGTGGAGACGACTTGCCTGGGGCAGGCCGGCTCCTCCGCGGCCGTGCTGCTGGCCGCCGGCACCCCGGGCAAGCGTTCCGTGCTGCCGGGTGCCCGGGTGGTGATCCACCAGCCCGCACTGAGCGAGCCGGTCCAGGGGCAGGCCAGCGATCTGGCCATCCAGGCCGACGAGCTGATCCGGGTGCGAGCCCGCCTGGAGGAGATGCTCGTCCGGCACACCGGGCGCAGCCCCGAGCAGGTGAGCGTGGACATCGAGCGGGACAAGATCCTGGACGCGCAGGGCGCCCTGGACTACGGCCTCGCGGACGCGATCGTCCCGAGCCGCAAGTCCTCGCGCACCACGCCGGACGCGAGGTGA
- a CDS encoding DUF6328 family protein: MADHRPCTARNETPLERADRNFGELLQELRVTQTGVQILFAFLLTLAFTQRFPSLDTFQRATYVTTLLFAVLAAALFTAPAALHRSLFQRGAKARIVQVSSRLATVGMGVLVLAFTGSVLLVVDVTTGRAGGVAAGAATLLVCLGLWGLLPRLVRRAGLTEERRTAQPHPAPPSATREVVRPRAAARPGASPREPSTRPR, translated from the coding sequence ATGGCCGACCACCGCCCGTGCACCGCCCGCAACGAGACGCCGCTGGAGCGCGCCGACCGCAACTTCGGCGAGCTGCTCCAGGAACTGCGCGTCACCCAGACCGGGGTGCAGATCCTCTTCGCCTTTCTGCTGACCCTGGCCTTCACCCAGCGCTTCCCGTCCCTCGACACCTTCCAGCGCGCCACGTACGTCACCACACTGCTCTTCGCGGTACTCGCGGCGGCCCTGTTCACCGCGCCGGCCGCCCTGCACCGCTCGCTCTTCCAGCGCGGCGCCAAGGCCCGCATCGTGCAGGTCTCGTCCCGGCTCGCCACGGTCGGCATGGGGGTTCTGGTGCTCGCCTTCACCGGGTCGGTGCTGCTCGTGGTGGACGTGACGACGGGCCGGGCCGGCGGAGTGGCCGCGGGCGCGGCGACCCTGCTGGTGTGCCTGGGCCTGTGGGGGCTGCTCCCCCGGCTGGTCCGGCGGGCGGGGCTCACCGAGGAACGCAGGACGGCACAGCCGCATCCGGCGCCTCCGTCGGCGACGCGTGAGGTGGTCAGGCCGCGAGCAGCGGCTCGGCCAGGAGCATCACCCCGAGAGCCGTCAACGCGCCCGCGGTGA
- a CDS encoding class I SAM-dependent methyltransferase translates to MAPRSAGSGKVSRDPVHHPLFARYYARVSVTAESRWGMAGVRERLLTGLSGRVIEIGAGNGLNFSHYPGTVSEVVAIEPERRLRQLAVEAALRCEVPVDVVPGAAEALPVKSEAFDAVVISLVLCSVRDVPRALGEVRRVLRPGGAVRFFEHGRGGGPAMRFTQRALDRTVWPALNGGCHLAREPVAALRDAGFELGPYRSVLMPEKGPTLPTSFCVLGTAWRPPSAQR, encoded by the coding sequence ATGGCGCCGCGGTCCGCAGGTTCCGGCAAGGTGTCGCGGGACCCCGTTCACCATCCGCTGTTCGCCCGGTACTACGCCCGGGTCAGTGTCACCGCCGAGAGCAGGTGGGGCATGGCCGGGGTGCGTGAACGGCTGCTCACCGGGCTGTCCGGGCGGGTGATCGAGATCGGCGCGGGCAACGGCCTGAACTTCTCGCACTATCCCGGCACCGTCTCCGAGGTCGTGGCGATCGAACCGGAGCGCCGGCTCAGGCAGCTGGCGGTGGAGGCCGCCCTGCGCTGCGAGGTGCCGGTCGACGTGGTGCCCGGCGCCGCGGAGGCGCTGCCCGTCAAGAGCGAGGCCTTCGACGCCGTGGTGATCTCTCTGGTGCTGTGCAGTGTGCGCGATGTGCCGCGCGCACTCGGCGAGGTGCGCCGGGTGCTGCGGCCCGGCGGGGCCGTGCGGTTCTTCGAGCACGGCAGGGGCGGCGGCCCGGCGATGCGCTTCACCCAGCGCGCCCTGGACCGCACGGTGTGGCCCGCGCTGAACGGCGGCTGCCATCTGGCCCGCGAGCCGGTCGCCGCGCTGCGCGACGCGGGGTTCGAACTCGGCCCCTACCGAAGCGTGCTGATGCCGGAGAAGGGGCCCACGCTGCCTACGTCCTTCTGCGTGCTGGGCACCGCCTGGCGGCCACCGTCGGCTCAGCGCTGA
- a CDS encoding 8-amino-7-oxononanoate synthase: MAFGWIDEQAAARRQAGLVRTLRPRPADSPLLDLASNDYLGLARHPEVVEGAAAAARTWGGGATGSRLVTGTTELHGELERELADFCGFEAALVFSSGYAANLAAVTALAPHGSLIVSDAGNHASLIDGCRLARGTTQVVAHADPDAVRKALGTHDGPAVAVSDTVFSVDGDAAPLAGLAGACREHGAGLVVDDAHGLGVLGAGGRGAPHAAGLAGADDVVVTVTLSKSLGSQGGAVLGPARVVEHLVNAARTFIFDTGLAPASAGAALAALRLLGREPERAARAREVATGLHARLTAAGLEAVRPDAAVVSVRAPSAEEAVQWAADCRAAGLFVGCFRPPSVPDGISRLRLTARADLSEEQIERAVRVIGETRP; this comes from the coding sequence ATGGCGTTCGGCTGGATCGACGAGCAGGCGGCGGCGCGCCGGCAGGCCGGACTCGTACGGACCCTGCGGCCGCGTCCGGCCGACTCGCCGCTGCTCGATCTCGCGAGCAACGACTACCTGGGCCTGGCCCGCCATCCCGAGGTCGTCGAGGGCGCCGCGGCGGCCGCGCGGACCTGGGGCGGCGGTGCGACCGGGTCCCGGCTCGTCACCGGCACCACCGAGCTGCACGGCGAACTCGAACGCGAGCTGGCCGACTTCTGCGGCTTCGAGGCGGCGCTCGTCTTCTCCTCCGGATACGCGGCGAACCTGGCCGCCGTCACCGCGCTCGCGCCGCACGGCTCGCTGATCGTCTCCGACGCGGGCAACCACGCCTCACTCATCGACGGCTGCCGGCTGGCCCGCGGTACGACCCAGGTCGTCGCGCACGCCGATCCGGACGCGGTGCGCAAGGCACTCGGTACGCACGACGGGCCCGCCGTCGCCGTGTCCGACACGGTCTTCTCGGTCGACGGCGACGCGGCACCCCTGGCCGGCCTCGCCGGGGCGTGCCGGGAGCACGGCGCGGGCCTGGTCGTCGACGACGCCCACGGCCTGGGTGTGCTCGGCGCCGGCGGCCGCGGGGCCCCGCACGCCGCGGGACTCGCGGGCGCCGACGACGTGGTCGTCACGGTCACGCTGTCCAAGTCGCTCGGCAGTCAGGGCGGAGCCGTCCTTGGCCCCGCACGGGTCGTCGAGCACCTGGTCAACGCGGCGCGGACGTTCATCTTCGACACCGGCCTGGCCCCCGCGTCGGCGGGAGCCGCCCTCGCGGCCCTGCGGCTGCTCGGCCGTGAGCCCGAGCGGGCCGCACGCGCGCGCGAGGTGGCGACCGGACTGCACGCACGCCTGACCGCCGCGGGTCTGGAAGCGGTACGTCCGGACGCCGCGGTGGTCTCGGTGCGCGCGCCCTCCGCGGAGGAGGCCGTTCAATGGGCGGCCGACTGCCGTGCCGCCGGGCTCTTCGTGGGCTGTTTCCGGCCCCCTTCCGTGCCCGACGGCATCTCACGGCTCAGGCTGACCGCCCGCGCGGACCTCTCCGAGGAGCAGATCGAACGCGCTGTGCGTGTGATCGGCGAAACACGACCATGA
- a CDS encoding LysE family translocator produces MDGQIIAFTGVAAGMVAMPGADFTVVVRNALVSRRAGVACALGVVGGLLVHTALAVAGVAAVLTAVPALFRALQLLGGGYVLYLGVRTLLELRRTRTETVVEAGAALRPLRQGFVTNALNPKVPITFLSLLPQFVPQGSSTLPRTLLLALIVVVLALVWFSAVAVLVDRLGRWLRRPRAARAVTGVTAGALTALGVMLLAEPLLAA; encoded by the coding sequence ATGGACGGACAGATCATCGCCTTCACCGGGGTCGCCGCCGGCATGGTCGCCATGCCGGGCGCCGACTTCACCGTTGTCGTACGCAACGCCCTGGTCTCCCGCCGGGCCGGGGTCGCCTGCGCGCTCGGCGTCGTGGGCGGGCTACTGGTCCACACGGCGCTCGCGGTGGCCGGGGTCGCCGCGGTGCTCACGGCCGTGCCCGCGCTGTTCCGGGCGCTTCAACTGCTGGGTGGGGGTTATGTGTTGTACCTGGGTGTACGGACCTTGCTGGAGCTGCGGCGGACACGCACGGAGACCGTCGTCGAGGCCGGCGCGGCGCTGCGCCCCCTGCGGCAGGGGTTCGTCACCAACGCGCTCAACCCCAAGGTCCCCATCACCTTCCTCAGCCTGCTGCCGCAGTTCGTGCCCCAGGGGAGCTCCACGCTGCCCAGGACGCTGCTGCTCGCCCTGATCGTGGTCGTTCTCGCGCTGGTGTGGTTCTCGGCGGTGGCCGTGCTCGTGGACCGGCTGGGGCGGTGGCTGCGCCGGCCGCGGGCGGCCCGGGCGGTCACCGGGGTCACCGCGGGCGCGTTGACGGCTCTCGGGGTGATGCTCCTGGCCGAGCCGCTGCTCGCGGCCTGA
- a CDS encoding C40 family peptidase: protein MTALNRVPSLMVRAGTASAFAIAAVGGSVVVPGVAADAAAATPATKALKVAASKKGSPYRYGATGPHRFDCSGLTLYSFKKAGKKLPRTAAQQYNKTRHISSGSRKAGDLVFFHSGSNVYHVGIYAGKGKIWHAPKTGDVVRLQKIWTKSVWYGRVK, encoded by the coding sequence ATGACTGCGCTCAATCGTGTCCCGTCGCTGATGGTCCGGGCCGGTACGGCCTCGGCCTTCGCCATCGCCGCCGTGGGCGGCTCCGTCGTGGTCCCGGGTGTCGCAGCCGACGCCGCCGCCGCGACGCCGGCGACGAAGGCACTCAAGGTCGCGGCTTCCAAGAAGGGCTCGCCGTACAGGTACGGCGCCACGGGGCCCCACCGCTTCGACTGCTCAGGGCTCACGCTGTACTCGTTCAAGAAGGCGGGCAAGAAGCTGCCTCGTACGGCGGCCCAGCAGTACAACAAGACCCGCCATATCTCCTCAGGCAGCCGCAAGGCCGGCGACCTGGTGTTCTTCCATTCGGGTTCGAACGTCTACCACGTCGGCATCTACGCCGGGAAGGGAAAGATCTGGCACGCCCCGAAGACCGGGGACGTGGTGAGGCTGCAGAAGATCTGGACGAAGAGCGTCTGGTACGGCCGGGTCAAGTGA
- a CDS encoding DUF397 domain-containing protein produces MSALPRNVISSTELPEVRWLRSSYSTGANNCVETARPSAGPCAGLLAVRDSKNPDGPALLFSPESWAGFTAAF; encoded by the coding sequence ATGTCCGCACTGCCTCGGAACGTCATCTCCAGTACCGAACTACCCGAGGTGCGCTGGCTGCGCAGCAGCTACAGCACCGGAGCGAACAACTGTGTCGAGACGGCGAGGCCGTCGGCCGGGCCATGTGCCGGGCTGCTCGCCGTACGCGACTCCAAGAATCCGGACGGACCCGCGCTGCTCTTCTCCCCCGAGAGCTGGGCGGGCTTCACGGCCGCGTTCTGA
- the bioB gene encoding biotin synthase BioB: MDLLNTLVDKGLRRELPTREEALAVLATSDDELLDVVAAAGKVRRHWFGRRVKLNYLVNLKSGLCPEDCSYCSQRLGSSTGILKYTWLKPDEASKAAAAGLAGGAKRVCLVASGRGPTDRDVDRVAGTIKAIKDQNEGVEVCACLGLLSDGQAERLREAGADAYNHNLNTSESTYGDITTTHTYADRVDTVNKAHAAGLSACSGLIAGMGESDEDLVDVVYSLRELDPDSVPVNFLIPVEGTPLAKEWNLTPQRCLRILAMVRFVCPDVEVRIAGGREVHLRTMQPLALNLANSIFLGDYLTTEGQAGKADLEMIADAGFEVEGAGEVTLPEHRVTGGCHESADCGSHAGGGVCGTAASAAPTVSEPRTDLVAVRRRGAGTDLAPNA, encoded by the coding sequence ATGGACCTGCTGAACACGCTGGTGGACAAGGGGCTTCGGCGCGAGCTGCCGACCCGCGAGGAGGCGCTGGCCGTGCTGGCCACGTCCGACGACGAACTGCTCGATGTGGTGGCCGCGGCCGGGAAGGTGCGCCGGCACTGGTTCGGACGGCGGGTGAAACTCAACTATCTCGTCAACCTGAAGTCCGGACTGTGCCCCGAGGACTGCTCCTACTGCTCCCAGCGGCTCGGCTCCTCGACCGGCATCCTGAAGTACACCTGGCTCAAGCCGGACGAGGCCTCCAAGGCCGCGGCGGCCGGCCTCGCGGGCGGCGCCAAGCGGGTCTGTCTGGTGGCCTCCGGGCGCGGCCCGACCGACCGTGACGTGGACCGGGTCGCGGGCACCATCAAGGCGATCAAGGACCAGAACGAGGGCGTCGAGGTGTGCGCCTGTCTCGGTCTGCTCTCCGACGGCCAGGCCGAGCGGCTACGCGAGGCGGGCGCGGACGCCTACAACCACAACCTCAACACGTCCGAGTCGACCTACGGCGACATCACGACCACGCACACCTACGCCGACCGGGTCGACACCGTGAACAAGGCGCACGCGGCCGGGCTGTCCGCCTGCTCGGGCCTGATCGCCGGCATGGGCGAGAGCGACGAGGACCTGGTCGACGTCGTCTACTCGCTGCGCGAGCTGGACCCCGACTCCGTTCCGGTCAACTTCCTGATCCCGGTCGAGGGCACCCCGCTGGCCAAGGAGTGGAACCTCACCCCGCAGCGCTGCCTGCGCATTCTGGCGATGGTCCGCTTCGTCTGCCCGGACGTCGAGGTACGCATCGCGGGCGGCCGCGAGGTACATCTGCGCACCATGCAGCCCCTCGCTCTCAACCTCGCCAACTCAATCTTCCTCGGCGACTACCTCACCACCGAGGGCCAGGCCGGCAAGGCCGACCTGGAGATGATCGCCGACGCCGGCTTCGAGGTGGAGGGCGCGGGCGAGGTGACGCTGCCGGAGCACCGGGTGACCGGCGGTTGTCACGAGAGCGCGGACTGCGGGTCGCACGCGGGCGGCGGGGTATGCGGTACGGCCGCCTCGGCCGCGCCGACGGTGAGCGAGCCCCGTACGGATCTGGTCGCCGTACGCCGCCGAGGCGCCGGAACGGATCTCGCGCCCAATGCCTGA
- a CDS encoding adenosylmethionine--8-amino-7-oxononanoate transaminase, giving the protein MPDLPGLPVTELLALDRRHVWHPYGPMPGRADPLVVESASGVRLRLTEGPELVDGMSSWWSAIHGYNHPVLNEAAREQLGRMSHVMFGGLTHEPAVRLAKLLVDMSPDGLEHVFLADSGSVSVEVAVKMCLQYWRSLGRTRKQRLLTWRGGYHGDTWQPMSVCDPEGGMHELWSGVLPRQVFVDAPPAEYEESYADRLRAAIGRHADELAAVIVEPVVQGAGGMRFHSPAYLRVLREACDAHDVLLVFDEIATGFGRTGALFAAEHAAVTPDVMCVGKALTGGYMTMAATLCTPRVADGISRGEVPVLAHGPTFMGNPLAASVACASIGLLLGQDWLAEVKRIEAGLREGLEPARELPGVRDVRVLGAIGVVQLDHDVDMKAATEAAVREGVWLRPFRDLVYTMPPYVTGDEDVARIARAVCAAALEG; this is encoded by the coding sequence ATGCCTGATCTGCCCGGCCTGCCGGTGACGGAGTTGCTGGCGCTCGACCGGCGGCACGTGTGGCATCCCTACGGTCCGATGCCCGGCCGGGCCGACCCGCTCGTCGTGGAGTCGGCGAGCGGGGTGCGGTTGCGGCTCACCGAGGGCCCCGAGCTGGTGGACGGCATGTCCTCCTGGTGGTCGGCGATCCACGGCTACAACCACCCGGTGCTGAACGAGGCGGCTCGGGAGCAGCTCGGGCGGATGAGCCATGTGATGTTCGGCGGGCTCACCCACGAGCCCGCCGTCCGGCTCGCGAAGCTCCTTGTCGACATGTCTCCGGACGGCCTTGAGCATGTCTTCCTCGCCGACTCGGGGTCGGTGTCGGTCGAGGTCGCGGTGAAGATGTGCCTGCAGTACTGGCGCTCGCTGGGCCGTACGCGCAAGCAGCGCCTGCTGACCTGGCGCGGCGGCTACCACGGTGACACCTGGCAGCCCATGTCGGTGTGCGACCCCGAGGGCGGGATGCACGAGCTGTGGTCCGGGGTCCTGCCCCGCCAGGTGTTCGTGGACGCTCCTCCTGCCGAGTACGAGGAGTCGTACGCCGATCGGCTGCGTGCGGCGATCGGGCGGCACGCCGACGAGTTGGCCGCGGTGATCGTGGAGCCGGTGGTGCAGGGTGCGGGCGGGATGCGGTTCCACTCCCCCGCGTATCTGCGGGTGCTGCGCGAGGCGTGCGACGCGCACGACGTGCTGTTGGTGTTCGACGAGATCGCGACCGGATTCGGGCGCACGGGCGCCCTGTTCGCCGCGGAGCACGCCGCGGTCACGCCGGACGTGATGTGTGTGGGCAAGGCGCTGACCGGCGGCTATATGACGATGGCGGCGACCCTGTGCACGCCTCGCGTGGCCGACGGCATCTCACGGGGCGAGGTGCCGGTACTGGCCCACGGCCCCACCTTCATGGGCAACCCGCTCGCCGCGTCGGTGGCCTGCGCCTCGATCGGACTGCTGCTCGGGCAGGACTGGCTCGCGGAGGTCAAGCGGATCGAGGCCGGACTGCGGGAGGGGCTGGAGCCGGCTCGTGAGCTGCCTGGCGTGCGGGACGTACGGGTGCTGGGCGCCATCGGGGTCGTCCAGCTGGACCACGACGTCGACATGAAGGCCGCGACCGAGGCCGCCGTACGCGAGGGCGTGTGGCTGCGGCCGTTCCGCGACCTCGTCTACACGATGCCGCCGTACGTCACGGGAGACGAGGACGTGGCACGGATCGCGCGTGCGGTGTGCGCCGCCGCTCTGGAGGGATGA
- a CDS encoding LysR family transcriptional regulator yields the protein MYDPVRLAALVAVAEAGSITRAAERLGYTPPALSQQLAKLEREAGTALLVRHHRGARLTGAGELLVARARRVLDELDRARHELARLTGLAGGTLRLGTFQTAGIQLLPPVLSAFRRAYPDVELSVAFHDPPDGITAVAAGEIDLALTHAYEPGEAPSLPATLSAEPLLTEELVLVTAPGHALADGSTRLPLAELAGEPLISMAPDHPARREVEAVLARSGATPSVLVATPGYALVCALASAGLGVGVVPEMVARTAATPVGTRLLEAGALGRTISVVHRAGEAAPAADAFRALLRGAFGRARPV from the coding sequence ATGTACGACCCGGTCCGGCTCGCCGCCCTGGTCGCCGTCGCGGAGGCGGGCTCGATCACCCGGGCCGCCGAGCGCCTCGGCTATACCCCGCCCGCCCTCTCCCAGCAGCTGGCCAAGCTGGAGCGGGAGGCGGGTACCGCTCTTCTCGTACGTCATCACCGCGGCGCGCGGCTCACCGGTGCGGGTGAGTTGCTGGTGGCGCGGGCCCGCCGGGTGCTGGACGAGCTGGACCGGGCCCGGCATGAACTCGCCCGGCTGACCGGCCTGGCGGGCGGCACGCTCAGGCTGGGCACCTTCCAGACGGCGGGCATTCAGCTGCTGCCGCCGGTGCTGAGCGCGTTCCGCCGGGCGTACCCGGACGTGGAGCTGTCGGTCGCCTTCCACGACCCCCCGGACGGGATCACCGCGGTGGCGGCCGGCGAGATCGACCTGGCGCTGACGCACGCCTACGAGCCGGGCGAGGCCCCCTCCCTCCCGGCCACCCTGAGCGCGGAGCCGCTGCTGACCGAGGAGCTGGTCCTCGTGACGGCTCCCGGGCACGCCCTCGCGGACGGCTCGACGCGGCTGCCGCTGGCGGAGCTCGCCGGTGAGCCGCTGATCAGCATGGCGCCGGATCACCCTGCCCGGCGGGAGGTGGAGGCGGTGCTGGCCCGATCAGGGGCCACGCCGTCGGTGCTGGTGGCGACCCCGGGATACGCCCTCGTGTGCGCGCTGGCCAGCGCGGGGCTGGGGGTCGGGGTGGTGCCGGAGATGGTGGCGCGGACGGCGGCCACTCCGGTGGGCACGCGGCTGCTGGAGGCCGGCGCGTTGGGCCGTACGATCTCGGTTGTCCACCGGGCCGGCGAGGCGGCACCCGCGGCGGACGCCTTCCGGGCGCTGCTGCGGGGGGCGTTCGGCCGCGCACGGCCGGTATGA
- the bioD gene encoding dethiobiotin synthase, whose amino-acid sequence MPVLVITGTGTEVGKTVATAAVAAAALAAGRTVAVLKAAQTGVRPDEPGDADEVARLAGAVTKAEVARYPEPLAPATAARRAGLKPVRPHEVAEAAAELATEHDLVLVEGAGGLLVRFDHEGGTLAHAAELLRAPVLVVASAGLGTLNTTELTARELRHRKLDLAGVVIGSWPGSPDLASRCNLADLPDVSGAPLLGALPAGAGRLAPADFRAAAPGWLAPRLDGTWDAEAFGMREAP is encoded by the coding sequence ATGCCGGTACTGGTGATCACGGGGACGGGCACGGAGGTCGGCAAGACCGTCGCCACGGCCGCTGTCGCCGCCGCGGCGCTCGCCGCCGGACGGACGGTCGCCGTCCTCAAGGCCGCGCAGACCGGCGTACGGCCGGACGAGCCCGGGGACGCCGACGAGGTGGCGCGGCTCGCGGGTGCCGTGACGAAGGCCGAAGTCGCCCGCTATCCCGAGCCGTTGGCCCCGGCCACGGCCGCTCGGCGGGCCGGTCTGAAGCCGGTGCGCCCTCATGAGGTCGCCGAGGCCGCCGCCGAACTGGCCACCGAGCACGACCTGGTGCTCGTGGAGGGGGCCGGCGGGCTGCTCGTCCGCTTCGACCATGAGGGCGGGACACTGGCCCACGCGGCGGAGCTGCTGCGGGCGCCGGTCCTGGTCGTGGCGTCGGCGGGCCTGGGCACGCTGAACACCACGGAGCTGACGGCCCGTGAACTCCGCCACCGCAAGCTGGACCTGGCGGGTGTGGTGATCGGCAGCTGGCCCGGCTCCCCCGATCTCGCCTCGCGTTGCAACCTCGCGGACCTGCCGGACGTGTCCGGGGCTCCGCTGCTCGGCGCCCTGCCGGCCGGCGCCGGCCGGCTGGCCCCGGCCGACTTCCGTGCCGCGGCGCCGGGGTGGCTGGCACCGCGACTGGACGGAACGTGGGACGCGGAGGCGTTCGGGATGCGTGAGGCTCCCTGA
- a CDS encoding helix-turn-helix domain-containing protein: MQHGPAVRRRKLGAELRALRTSAELTSGEAARLVGWHQSKVSRIETGASGVKPADVRLLLDAYRVADANLRELLLVLAGSDESGGRHHWWHAYRGVLPPTYRDFISLESQASAMRTLETSVVPGLLQTPEYARAVTRAAVDGLDEERLDALVEVRLARQDILRAQPPLELSAVLDEAVLRREVGGPEVMARQLKRLLEAARLPQVRLQVLPFTAGAHVGITGPFVILSFSRTSDLDVVVLDHLTSSLYLERKEDLQAYTEAFNTLQIHALSPEDSLDYLAVIGGRA; encoded by the coding sequence ATGCAGCACGGTCCCGCGGTGCGCCGCCGGAAGCTGGGCGCCGAACTGCGCGCGCTGCGCACGAGTGCGGAGCTCACCAGCGGTGAGGCGGCCCGGCTCGTGGGCTGGCACCAGTCGAAGGTGAGCCGCATCGAGACCGGTGCCAGCGGGGTGAAGCCGGCCGATGTGCGGCTACTCCTCGACGCCTACCGCGTGGCGGACGCGAACCTGCGGGAGCTGTTGCTGGTATTGGCGGGTTCCGACGAGAGCGGTGGCCGGCACCACTGGTGGCACGCGTACCGCGGTGTCCTGCCGCCGACGTACCGGGACTTCATCAGTCTGGAGTCCCAGGCGAGCGCGATGCGCACGCTGGAGACCTCGGTCGTGCCCGGGCTGTTGCAGACGCCCGAGTACGCCCGCGCGGTGACCCGGGCCGCGGTGGACGGCCTCGACGAGGAACGTCTCGACGCGCTGGTCGAGGTCCGGCTGGCCCGGCAGGACATCCTCCGAGCGCAGCCGCCACTGGAGTTGAGCGCCGTGCTCGACGAGGCGGTGCTGCGGCGGGAGGTCGGCGGTCCCGAGGTGATGGCCCGGCAGCTGAAGAGGCTCCTGGAGGCGGCGCGGCTGCCTCAAGTGCGGCTGCAGGTACTGCCGTTCACGGCCGGGGCGCATGTGGGCATCACCGGGCCTTTCGTAATCTTGTCATTTTCGCGCACTTCTGATCTGGATGTGGTTGTTCTCGACCACTTGACGAGTAGCCTCTATCTCGAGCGGAAAGAAGACCTCCAGGCCTACACCGAGGCCTTCAACACCCTTCAGATCCACGCCCTTTCGCCCGAGGACTCGTTGGATTACCTCGCCGTGATAGGTGGCCGCGCGTAA